From Acomys russatus chromosome 2, mAcoRus1.1, whole genome shotgun sequence, one genomic window encodes:
- the Smim8 gene encoding small integral membrane protein 8 translates to MSSGPKPPTVKTEPSKERSFESPGLRGTRTTTLFRAVNPELFIKPNKPVMAFGVVALSLCVAYIGYLHATQENKKDLYEAIDSEGHRYMRRKTSKWD, encoded by the exons ATGTCCTCAGGACCCAAGCCTCCAACAGTTAAAACAGAACCATCAAAAGAGAGAAGCTTTGAAAGCCCAGGCCTGCGAGGGACACGCACAACAACCTTATTCCGAGCCGTGAATCCAGAGCTTTTCATTAAACCT AACAAGCCTGTGATGGCCTTTGGGGTGGTAGCCCTTTCCCTCTGTGTGGCTTACATTGGTTATCTGCATGCGACACAGGAGAACAAGAAGGACCTCTATGAAGCTATTGACAGTGAAGGACATCGGTACATGAGGAGGAAAACATCCAAATGGGACTAA